CTCGTGTATCGACGATTAGAAGATGTAGAAAGAAAGGGATAAGAGGACATATAATACCTACCAGACATATAAGGCTCGATCCATCCTTCAACTTTTTTCCGAGGTATCTCGATCACTTTCTCGGCATCCCAATCGCCCTTACTCGTCTTGTAAAATCTATAGATTTTCGAGGTGACAGCACATCCAACGTAGCCCTCCGCTGCCATTGGATCGTGAAGAAATCTTATTTCGAGCGGTGCAATGCCGTCGTCGCCAAGACAAATGATTTGTTTTAATACTCGTTCGGACCAagagtaaatatttaaatttctacCATAAATTGCTgtcgtaaaaataaagaaaatttgaatttgCGACACGGCGAATGAAGTAAAGGATAAAATGCGACATTGATGTTAGATAATTAGATTAGTTTCTCACTTGTATCGGTAACGTGATCGGGAGCGTAACCCTTCTTAAAAATCCTTGGCGAGCCCCATTCGGTAGCTATGAGAGTATCGTGATAGGGCTGATACCAGAAATCGTAACCGAATGCTGATTTATTTCCGTCTTTAATCCACGAGCCTTTCGTTTCTAACGTTTCGCTATCTATACAAAGAAATTCTCCCTGTCCGTCGCCGTTAGGTTTACCCATCGTAGAGATGATTATTTCGCCTGTCGGTGCGCAATGCGAGGTGTGCGGCGTCGATAAGCCATATTCATGCATATCCTTCGGTTCTAGGACCTAAATGCGCGTAGACCTTCAAATAtggtttttatctttttaacattttcgcATACGgaccttctttatttttggtGACGTCTCGTTACTCGTATCAACGAAGTAAATTCTATCCGACATAAGACATGGTAATACCAATACATCGCGCGCGCGCGGTAATTCGTGACAACTGCTGCATATGTTCCAACCGGAATGATGGAGCTCGTCCCCGACGTGTAACATTCTAAGTTTGTGTATTATCTAGAAGACATTAGTAGTagcgataaaatatatatagatacgtgaTTCGATGTCCGAAAGTAAAACTTACTTTACAATACGTAGGACTTTTAGGATCTACATCGACCGTTGAAAGGACATCAGGCTTATCGGGATCCGTGTGTATGCAAACGACGTACATAATTTTTTCACGCGGCCCATTTAGCATCGCCATTTTAGGACTGGGATAGCCCGGCCGACAATCGGCCGTACAATCTATAATGTTTCGACGTCGTTATGATTTCTC
The genomic region above belongs to Vespa crabro chromosome 2, iyVesCrab1.2, whole genome shotgun sequence and contains:
- the LOC124421983 gene encoding methanethiol oxidase, producing the protein MSKHTNCTADCRPGYPSPKMAMLNGPREKIMYVVCIHTDPDKPDVLSTVDVDPKSPTYCKIIHKLRMLHVGDELHHSGWNICSSCHELPRARDVLVLPCLMSDRIYFVDTSNETSPKIKKVLEPKDMHEYGLSTPHTSHCAPTGEIIISTMGKPNGDGQGEFLCIDSETLETKGSWIKDGNKSAFGYDFWYQPYHDTLIATEWGSPRIFKKGYAPDHVTDTTIYGRNLNIYSWSERVLKQIICLGDDGIAPLEIRFLHDPMAAEGYVGCAVTSKIYRFYKTSKGDWDAEKVIEIPRKKVEGWIEPYMSGMITYILISLDDKYLYFSNWLHGDVRQYDITDRRNPKLTGQVFLGGSILKDSKIRVLEESESRPDPVYVKGRRLYGAPQMLQLSLDGRRLYVTTSIFKPWDKQFYPELVEHGSTMVKLDVNVENGGMTLDEEFLVDFGLDKDDILLAHEMRYPGGDCTSDIWLPEKQ